The DNA region TTTATTGTTGGTGCGTCAGGTGCAGGAAAAAGTACGCTTATCAAACTCCTTCTGAAGGAAGTTGATGCCTGTGACGGAACGGTCATGGTTAACGGCTTCAACTTAAGAACTCTCAAGAAAAGCAGAGTGCCTAAGTTCAGAAGAACAATAGGCGTTGTATTTCAGGATTTCAGACTGATTCCTTCGATGACAGTATATGAGAACATTGCGTTCGTTCTTCGTGTTATTAATGCACCAAGATCATATATCAAGAAGCGAGTTTCCTATGTTATAGGACTGGTGGGGCTTCAGGATAAAATGAAGTCTTATCCGAACGAGCTTTCAGGCGGTGAGCAGCAGCGTGTTGCTCTTGCAAGAGCACTTGTAAATGACCCTAAACTTCTGATAGCAGACGAACCTACGGGAAACGTCGATCCTGAGCTTTCTCAGGAAATTGTAGGCCTTCTCAAGGCTATAAATCAGTGCGGCACAACTGTCGTAATGGTTACTCACGAACATGAGCTCGTCAAACATTTCGGAGGTCGTCTTATCAACATCAATCAGGGTACAGTAATCTATGATGATGTTATTGACGGCGACGCTGAAACAGAAGTAACTGACGAAACAATTTAAGGAGTGATTTTTCATAGGCAGTTTATTTTACCTTATCGGACAGGGATTTAAAAATATCTGGCATAACAGAGTAATGGGGATTGCGACTTTCTGTGTTCTTATGGTATCTCTGCTTCTGGTTGGTGTGTCCTCACTTTTCGTAATGAACATCGAGATACTGTTAGGCTCCATTGAAAACAAGAATGAACTTGTCCTTTTCCTTAAGGACAGCGTTACTGAAGAAATGCTGCCTGATGCACAGAAACAGATAAGTGCACTTCCTAATATCGCACATGTAAAGTACTATCCGAAGGAAGAAGCACTTGAAAACTATATCGCACAGATGAAAGAATACGAAGAGGTTTTTGACTCAATAAGAGAAGACAATCCTCTGCCTAATGCATTCAATATCAGCATTGCAGATACTTCAAAAATGACTGATACTGTAAAGGCGCTTAACGCATTTGATTTTACTGAAAAAGTAAAGGCGCCTACAGAATTTGCACAGATCCTTACCCGATTAAGAAAAGTAGTGTTTATTACATCGATAGCTCTTCTTACAGCACTTATCATTGTTTCTCTGATAATGATCTCAAATTCAACGAGAGCCAGTGTTTATGCAAGACGAAGAGAAATAAACATTATGAAATATGTTGGTGCTACCAATTCATTCATACGTATGCCATTCTTCTTTGAAGGGCTGTTCACCGGATTTGTTTCAGGTGTCGGTGCCTATGCAGTTACGTATTACGGATATACAACATTAATGGATATAATCACAAACAATATTGCGTTCTGGGAAACTATCGGAGTTTCGGAACCTCTTCCTTTCAGCCAGATAAAGTACACTATGCTTGCGATCTACCTTTGTATAGGTGCTGTTATCGGTGCTCTCGGAAGTGTGATAAGCACTACAAAACATCTTCAGGTATAATAACGACACGCTGATCAGCAGTCAGTGTTTTCGTGAAGAATTTGTAATCATGCCAGCAGCTTTCTGCTGGCATGATTTTTTCAGGAGAAAGAATCATGAAGGGATTTAAACCAAATAAAAGCATTGTAATCGCTGTGGCCTGTACGGCAATGCTTACTTTTTCAGCAACATATTCAGTAATGAAATACAGTGATCTGAAAAAACTGAAGGAATTTCAGCTTCTTGCAGAAGCGGAGCATCTTGTGGCGAAACATTTTTACTATGATGCATCTGACAGTGAAAAACTGGTGGATTCAGCGGTCAGCGGATACATTTCAGCTCTGGAAGATCCGTACTCAAGGTATCAGAGTATAAAACAGACTGAAGAACGCAAGGACAGTCATGCCGGTCTCAAAACAGGTATAGGTATAACTGTTTCAGGACGTGAAGACGGATATATGGAGATCGTGGAAGTCAATCCTAAGAGCCCTGCTGAAAAAGCGGGACTGCAGGCAGGAGATATCATTAAAAAACTTGACGGAAGCGACGTGGCGGAAATGGGGTTTGACGATGCTGTTTCAGCAATAAAAAACGGAGAGGTCGATTCTGTGATCAGGATCACTGCCGAACGTGAAGGAAATGCCATAGACTTCGATGTTAAACGTGAAAAGATCGATATTATAACGGCATCGTCCGAAATGGTGAGTGATGATACAGGCCTTATCAGAATAACCCAGTTTAATGACAAGACGCCGGAACAGGTAAAGAACTGTTTTGATGAATGTATTTCAAAGGGTGCAAAGGGAATCATTTTTGACGTGAGAAATAACGGCGGAGGACTTGTGACTGCAGTTGAAGAATGTCTCGATCCGCTGCTTCCGGAAGGCAAGATAGCAGTTGCCATCTATAAGGACGGAAAGGAAGAAACAATAGTCTCTTCCGATGCGGAGGAAACAGATATACCGATGACTGTGATCATGAACGGAAACTCAGCAAGCGGCGCAGAACTGTTTGCAGCTTCGCTCCATGATTTCAAAGGCGCTGAGCTTGTCGGCGAGACTTCGTACGGAAAGGGAATAATGCAGGATACTTTCTCACTGAGTAACGGCAGTACAGTTGTTCTGACAGTAGCAGAATACAAAACAACAAAGTCAGACTGCTATCACGGTATCGGACTCAAACCTGATTACGAGGTCTTACCGGCTGAGGGTGATAAGGACGTTCAGCTTGAAAAGGCAATGGAGGTCATAAAAGCTAAAATCAGCTGATCCGGTCCCTGACTGGAAAGTTAAGCAAGGTCATCCGTGAGGCCTGAACGGCCACGCTGACATGCAGAACGGACAGAGTATGCAGTCTATTGACAATATTCACTTATTGTAGTAAAATATAATAGCATATAAATTTTGATGTTGAGGAGAGTGCGTTATGGCAGAAAAAAAGCAGATGTCCCGTGAAGGTTACGAAAAACTTGAACAGGAATTAAACTATCTTATAACAGTCAGAAGAGCTGAAGTTGCTCAGAAGCTCAAGGAAGCAAGATCATTCGGTGACTTGTCAGAAAACGCTGAATACGATGAAGCTAAGAACGAACAGGGTATTCTCGAAGCTACAATTGCCGAAATGGAAAGCATCATTGCTAATGCTGAGATCGTTGAAGATGACAGTATTTCAACAGATCAGGTAGGCGTTGGTTCAACAATCGAGATCAAGCGTGAAGGCAGCGATAAAATAGAAAAATTCAAGATCGTAGGTTCATCAGAAGCAGATCCTGCAGAAGGCAAGATCTCAGATGATTCACCTATAGGCAAGGCTGCTCTCAAAAAGAAAGCAGGAGATATATTTACAGTTGATGCACCTGTAGGCGAACTTAAGTTCGAGATCATCTCTATTTCAAAGTAAGAAAGGCAAGGTTTGTTTAATGAGCGAAAACCAGACAAACGGTCAGCTTCAGGAAGAAGTTCAGGACATTAACATATTAAAGAAGGTAAGGATCGAAAAGTTCGAGGAATTAAAGAAGAACAACAAGAACCCTTACGAGATCACAAAGTTCGATGTAACAGCAAAGAACGCAGTGATCAGAGAAAAATTCGAGGAAATGGAAAACCAGACTGTTGTTATCGCAGGCCGTATCATGAGCTGGCGTGACATGGGTAAGGCTAACTTTATCGATGTTCGTGACGATACAGACAGAATGCAGGTTTACATCCGTATGAATGACATCGGCGAAGATGTTTTTGCTGAATTCAAGAAGTGGGATATCGGCGACATCATCGGTGTTGAAGGTTTCGTTTTCCGTACAAAGAAGGGCGAGATCTCAGTCCACGCACAGAAGATCACACTCCTTTCAAAGTCACTCCTTCCGCTTCCGGAAAAATGGCACGGACTCAAGGATCAGGATATGAGATACCGTCAGCGTTACGTTGACCTCATATGCAACCCTGAAGTAAAGGATACTTTTGTAAAGAGAAGCATGATCCTCCGCGAGATCAGACAGTACCTCGACAATCTTGGCTACCTTGAAGTTGATACACCGGTTCTCCACACACTCGAGATCGGTGCAGCTGCAAGACCATTCGTTACACACCACAATGCACTCGGCATGGATATGTATCTCCGTATCGAAACAGAGCTCTATCTCAAGAGACTTATCGTAGGCGGATTCAATAAAGTATACGAAGTAGGACGTATTTTCAGAAACGAAGGTATGGATACTTCACACAACCCTGAGTTCACATCCATTGAAATGTATCAGGCATTCACTGACTACAAGGGCATGATGGATCTTATCGAAGACCTTTATGTAACACTTACAAGAAAGATCTGCGGCAAGGACGTTATCACATATCAGGGCGTTGAGATCAACATGGGTGCTCCATGGGAGAGACTCACAATGATCGAAGCAGTTAAGAAATATGCCGGCGTTGACTACAACGAATGGAAGACTGACGAAGAAGCAAGAGCCTGCGCAAAGGCGAAGAACGTAAATGTTGAGGAAGGCGAAGCAGCTACAAAGGGACACGTTCTTATCGCATTCTTTGAAGAATTCGTTGAAGACAAGCTCATCCAGCCTACTATCATCTACGATTATCCGGTTGAAAACTCACCGCTTGCCAAGAGAAAGCCTTCAGATCCTGCATTCACAGAAAGATTTGAATACTTCATCTATGCAAGAGAAATGGGTAACGCATTCTCAGAACTCAACGATCCTATCGATCAGAGAGAACGTTTCGTAAAGCAGGTTGAAGCAAAGAGAGCACAGGGCGCAAACGCTGAAGTTGATGAAGACTTCGTAACAGCTCTTGAATACGGTATGCCTCCTACGGGCGGTCTCGGATTCGGCCTTGACCGTCTTGTAATGCTCCTCACAGACAGCGCTTCTATCAGAGACGTACTTCTCTTCCCTACAATGAAGCCTCTCGGAACTGACAACAGACAGAAGGAAGCAGAACAGGACGCTGAACTAGAAGCTCCTGCCAGGGATGAAGTTATCGACTTCTCAAAGGTAGAGATCGAACCTCTGTTCAAGGAATTTGTTGACTTTGAAACTTTCTCAAAGAGCGACTTCCGTGCAGTTAAGGTTCTTGCATGTGAAGCAGTTCCGAAGTCAAAGAAGCTTTTAAAGTTCACTCTTGATGACGGTACAGGTGAGGAAAGAACTATCCTCAGCGGTATCCACGCCTACTATGAACCTGAAGAGCTTATCGGAAGAACTCTTATCGCTATAACAAACCTTCCTCCGCGTGCAATGATGGGCATTGAGTCGAACGGTATGCTTCTCAGTGCAGTTCATACTGAAGAGGGTGAGGAAAAGCTTCATCTCCTCATGGTTGACAGACACATTCCTGCAGGTGCGAAGCTTTACTGATACAGCATTTTAAATTTATGATCATAACTTATACGGTCCGCGAAAATAATTTTTTCACGGACCGTAACTGTTACTAAGACAGCGTGTTTTGAAGGTGGGATTATGAAAAACAGAAACGGATCAGCCCATATACGGATTTTATCACTGGGGACAGCCGCTGTACTGTCTGCAAGTATGTTCTATCTTTTTATAGTTCTGAGAACAGGTCATGGAATACCGTGCATTTTCTATCATTTTCTTGGAATGAAATGTCCCGGATGCGGACTTACAAGGTCAGCCGTCAGTATTTTAAAAGGAGACCTGCGTTCAGCAGCTCACTATAATCTGATGAGTGTGACTGTAATACCTTCACTTATAGCATACCTTGCCTACCGTGCTTTCAGGGAAGAGTGCATGAACAACAAGGACGTAAGTGCATGGGAATTTGTTTATTTTATTCTTGTATTTTTTGTGACAGCACTTTATACTGTCATAAGAAACATAAGCACATTTATTTTTTGATTTTCACCTGATATTCATTGATTGTGTATGAAATATATGATATAATTATTAGCGGTACGTTCAGCGGAAATGCAGTCAAACGTATAATCAGGAGGATGACGCATGGATAAAAAAAACACACAGCATAAAGGCTTGATCGAATCTGTTTATGAAAAAGCTGAAGCATCAAGAAGCAGGAGACTTCACGCTGCTTCTGAAAAGGTTCTTGCCAGTGCTGCAGCAAAGGGAAAAGAAGACGAAGAGTATCAGAAACAGCTGCATCAGGAAAAAATAGAACTTCTCAAGGTAAAGCAGGGACTTATCGATGAAAGTGCATTAACAGCTCCTGAAGAGAAAAAAAACTATACGTTCTGGCAGAAAACCGGTGCTTTTTTTTACTGCAACAAGGCACTCATTGCCATCGGTTGTTTTTTTGCAGCCATCGCCGGATTCCTTATCTATGATTTTGTAAGCAAGCCTGAACCGGACTTTACATTAATGATCCTTACATGTGACGATGAAATGGACAAATGTACAGGAAAACTTGAGGAGATCATATCTGAATACGCCGATGATATGAACGGCAACGGCGAGATCCTTTCATCTGCATACTACATGCCGCTTTGCGACATGAGAGAAGACGACGAAAAGGAAGAACCTTCAAAGAATGCGGTAAAAGCAGAAAGTACAGCATTTTCTGATGCTGCATCTCCGGCAGCCGTGACAGAAGCAGCCGAACATGAAGCTGAACCTAAGCAGCAGGATCCGTACACACAGCAGGCAAGCACTTCGAAACTGTTTGCCCTTATGCAGACAGGAGATACTATAATGGTCATCTCTGACAGCACGTCGGATATTTTCTTCTCGCCTGACCTGACTCTTGCTGACCTTGAGGAATTCTATCCGGGAAACGAGCATGTAAAGGGACACGGATTCTACCTTTCAGGTACAAAATTCGCAGAAGAAACAGGTTACCAGGGAGAAATTCCGGAAGATGTTTACATTGGTCTGCGAAAGGTTCAGAAGGGCTCTCATTACCGTGACGAAATGCAGAAAAACTTTGATGAAGCCAGAAAGATACTTGACGCCCTTGTTGAGCGTTTTTCATAGTACAAACAACAGGAAAGGAACTGTTTTATGAGTAAATTATGTCAGTACTGCGGTGCTGAAATGGATAATGAGGCGCTGGAATGTCCTGAATGCCTGAAAAAAATCCCCGGAGCTGATTCCATCCGGAAAAGGAAAGAAGCAGAAAAGAAGGAAAAGCAGAAAAAGATCTTCAGAATAATAACAGGATCCGTTCTTGCTGCTGCTTTTATAACAGGGCTTGTACTGCTCGTTACTCATTTCGTTAGAAAGCCGTCCGACATTTATATGAAGCCGGTAAAGAAATATATATACGGCTGCGTTTCGAATGAATATGATGAATACATTTCTGCATTTCCGGAATATCTTCAGCAGATCATGAGTGAACAGTATGCATACATTGTGATGAATGAAATGCCTTCCACACCTGAGAAGGTGCATACGGCTGATCTTCTTTATTTCGATCAGTATTACAGAGCAATAGCACAGAAATACGGCACTGATTTTGATATCACCTATAAAATCTATGATGAGAAGCACCTGACGGATGAAGAACTTGAAAAATACACAAATGAATTCCGTTCCTTTGATCAGAAAAACCTGAGTGATGTATCTTTCTCAGAAGGATATGAACTTACAGTTGCCTTTACTGTTAAAGGAAATCTTGGCTCAAAGACTATAACAGAGAAGGAATTTCCTGTACTGAAGATCGATGATACCTGGTATATTATGAATTACATTGACTTTTTCAAGGAAAAGCAGGATACCAATATACAGAATATGAATTAAAACAAAGAAAGCTGTGCATCACATAAAGTGAGATGCACAGCTTTTTGTTATCAGTCCGTTTCAAGTCTTATTACGTTGTCAAACAGAGCATAGAACTTTGGCGGAATGATCTTGTTTATATGACATTTTCCGAAAAACCACTTGCTGTAAACGCAGTCAGTGAGAATCTGCTCAAAAAAGCCGTCTGTTTCCAGATGGTCGTATATGTCAAGGTCAAGGCATTTTTTCAGTGACTGAGGAGGTTCATGGGTTATGATATAGTCTATGATACCTTCGTTCAGAGTAATGTTTCTCAGACCTTCCTCGACTTCTTCCTTTGTTGGCTGCTCCTGTTCAAACCAGGTGTTGGTCTCGCGTCTTATGTCTATGTCGGGACTCTGTCCGCCGCCGAAGGTGAAAAATTTCTTTCCTTCAATAGTATAGATCTGACCGCGTTTCAGATGTATGATATTATCTGAAATTCTGCCCGCGATCCCGCCGTTCCAGCTGATCTCCGGGTACTGGGATAAAAGGTCAAAATTTTCGTGGCATCCGTCGATGAATGCAATCGTGTAGCGAAGTTCGCTTAACTTTTTCAGAACGTTTATTTCAGCACGGCTTCCGTCCCATATGAATCCGAAATCGCCGCATACAATAAGAAGATCGTCCCTTTTAAGTTTTCTGGTAATAGAATCCCTGAAGCGGGAAATATCACCGTGAGTATCGCCTGTTATATAAATCATTGGATCACCTTTAACTGATCTGCGTAAATCACATCCCCGGAAACAAACCCTGACGAATGTCCGGTGAGAGTTTTCCTGAAAGCAGATATAAGTGCAGATATGATTTTGTGTTACCGCTGCGTCAGTCGAAATTAACGGCGCCTGCTTCCCGCACAAAGCACTGCAGAACAAGCGCTGACAAACGCATCTGTCAGGGAACAGGTTCTGAAACTGAAACCCTGTATCTACTATTCTATCATAAAATCAGGCATACGTAAATGATTTATTTGATTTTTGTGAAAATTTTTACGGAAAACCCCTTTTATTGCGGCCTGAAATTTGATATAATATATTCGTATGAAAAAAATCAAGCTTTTGAGGAGATGCAGAATGAAAAGATTTATCAGTATTCTCACCGTATTGATGGTGCTGTTCAGTTTTTCAGTTTATATTTCGCCGCAGGAGGTAAATGCGATTTCGTTCAGACCTACATTCGGACTTAAGAGTGATGCGGCTATCCTTTATCACGTTGACACCAAAACGGTAGTTTTTGAAAAGAATGCGGACAAACAGTGCAGCCCTGCACAGACTGTACAGATCATGACAGCAGCAATCGCCATAGACAAGGCGCAGAGCATGGAAGCTGTTATCGAGATTCCGCCTAATGTATACAATGAATTTGAAAAATACAGAAATAAATATCCTTCAGAGTCTTTCCCTTATAATGAAGTAACAAGCTGCTATCTTGAGGAAGGAGAACAGCTGAAGGTGCAGGATCTTATAAGTGCTATGCTTCTTGAATCATCATGCGAAGCTGCCTACGCACTTGCATACGTAATAGGCCAGGGAAGTCTTCAGAACTTTGTCAACATGATGAATGAGAAGGCTGCAGAACTTGGATGTACAGGAACGAATTTTACAAATCCTCACGGACTTTACGACGAGAAGCAGTACACGACCGCAAGGGACATGATGAAGATAACAGAATACGCCATGAGTCTTCCGGGATTTACAGAATTTGCTCAGGCTGTTACCGTAAAGACAGGTGCTACAAACAAGTCTGCTGAAGGACATGAATTCAATAATGTCAACCTGATGATGAACTCATCCAGCGACTACTATTATCAGGGAACCAAAGGTATTAAAACCGGTAACTCAAATCAGTCAGGAAGATGTCTTGTAACAAAGGCAACACGTGACGGTGAAAGCTATCTTGCTGTTCTTTTTAATGCACCGTTCGTTCAGGATGAATACGGAAACGATATTTTCACACATCTCAACGACGCTGTTCAGCTTTTTGACTGGGCTTTTACAAACCTTGAGCATAAAGTTGTACTCGAAGAAACACAGGAGATCGGATCTCCTAAGATCCGCTTTGCCAAGGGCAAGGACTACATAAATCTTAAACCTGCTCACGATGTAAAATGCATGTGGCTTTCCACTGTCGATACATCAAACATAATAACTGAGATAGACTATGTTTATGATGAAGTCAGTGCACCGGTCAAGGCCGGTGAAAAACTCGGAACACTCAAGCTTCGCTATCTGGATAACGAGATTGGAACAGTTGACCTTGTAGCATACAGCGATGCAGAGTTCTCCTACACAAAGTATCTTTCAGAAGTTTTTACAACATATCTTAAATCTTCATCACTTAAAAGCGCTCTCCGTATTGCAACCGGACTTTCACTGCTTTATCTTGTCTTTGTCGGATACATAATAAATCTTCGCGCCAAGAAGCGCAGAGAGCAGAAAAACGCAGCTGCATTACGCTCCAAAAACCAGTAAAAATCAAACACCCGATGGATAAAAAACCGTCGGGTGTTTATTATTTTCTATTTGCATATAAAATCACAAAAAACTCTTGACTATTTTATATAAATAGGATATAATATTACTGTTGCCTGCCTACCTTGCAGGGTAAGATTTCTCGTCAGGAAGCTGACCGGTCATCCATTTTGCGTTCCGGTTCTTTCTGGTTGCAAATCCTCCGACGGGGAGATCACAGAGCTTTTCGATGCTCGGATCAATTTCCAGCAGCTCGCCGATGCTTATTATGACTGCATCTGCGTCAGTATGTTCGGAATTGCAGAGAAACTGCCAGTTATTGTCATCAAAATGATGAGTAACAAAGGTTATCGGTTTATTGTCTTCAAGAACGTGACAACAGGTAAAGCAAAGCGTTCCTTTACGTTCTGAGAACGGGTAATATGCCATAAGGTACCTCCGGTATTAAATATTTATTGAGTGGTATTATTATTATACAGTAAAACAATGCTGTTTACAATACGGTCACGATATAAAATACGGGGTCTGCGGCATGTTCCACAGTAAAATAAATTTTAACCGTTTTGTAAGGTTTGTATCTTTTAAAATGATAAACAATACAGACTGCACTAATAATTCCTGAATTTATTGTGCATGTTGTCTGATAAAGATAACAATTCTGTAGTATTCATTGACTTTTAAAGGGCACTGAAGTATATTATTATTAAAGACAAACGTTAAACACATTAACGGAGTTTTTACAATGGTTTCAATCAAAGATATTGCCAGAAGGTGCGGCGTTTCAAGTGCAACGGTGAGCAAGGCACTTAATGACTGCAGCGACATCAGCGCGCTTACAAAGAAAAAAGTAAAGGCAGTTGCTGATGAACTCGGTTATTTTCCGAACTCAAATGCCAAAGCACTTAAAACCAACAAGACCAACACCGTAGGCGTTATCTACAGCAACAGGCTCGGAAACGGGCTCAGACATCCGTATTTTTCAGCTGTCATACAGGGCTTCAAGGAAGCTGTTGAAGACAGCGGCTACGATATAATATTCATAGGTGCGCGTCAGGAAGAAAAACAGCTTACATATTATGAGCACTGTCGTCACAGAAATGTTGAAGGCGTACTTGTTGCATGTGCTGATTTCTATGACAAACAGATCGGTGAAGTTCTGCGGAGTGATCTTCCGTCAGTAGTGATCGATTTCTTTTCAAGAAGAGAATATTCAGTCTGCTCTGATAACCGACAGGGAATGAGAGACCTTCTTGAATATATTTACGAAATGGGTCACAGACGAATAGGCTACATTTACGGTGACACATCACTGATAACAACTGTAAGGCTGGACACCTTTACCGAGACGATGAAGCAGCTCGGTGTTCCGATAGTACTTGACTACATTAAACAGGGAAAGTACAGTGAAGCGGAACACGCCGGTGAACTGGTCAAAGAAATGCTTGATCTGTATGAGCCGCCTACATGTATTATAATGCCTGACGATATTTCTGCTTTCGGCGGAATAAAGGCAGCCAAGAAACTCGGCCTCCGGGTACCTGATGATATCTCATTTGCCGGGTTTGACGGAGTTATGACAGGACAGATAATCGAACCGAAACTTACAACGGTATCGCAGAACACAGCTGAGCTTGGAAAAAGAGCAGCAGACCTTCTCGTAAGCCGGATAAAAGGCGAGGAAATATCTGAACTGAAAAAACATACTCTGATTGAAACACACCTGATAAAGGGTCAAACAGTCGCAAGACTGACCAAATAAATTTTAATGCTTATTATATTTATAACAATAAATATAATATAATCATTAAGGAGGAAAATTTAGAAATGAAGAATTTTAAGAAGACATTAGCATTACTCGCAGCTCTTGCTCTTTCAGCAACAGCATTCTACGGATGCGGCCCTGCAGCAGGCGATTCAAAGCCAGCTGGCGGCAACGACGCAGGCAACTCAGCAGCTGATAACTCAGCAACTGATGAATCATCAGCAGACAGCAACGAAACAGCAGCTAACAGCGACCAGCTTACAATCCTGTGCTGGAACGCAAACGACAGCCAGCCAATGGTTGATCTCTTCTGCGAAAAGACAGGTACAGATCCTTCACTTATCAACATCAAGAACTTCGACGTACAGGGCGGACAGGCTACTGAACAGTACAACCAGTACCTTGAAGATCCTAACAACGACGCTGATA from Ruminococcus sp. HUN007 includes:
- the ftsE gene encoding cell division ATP-binding protein FtsE, with product MYHLVDLKNVCVAYNKGHNVINGIDIHIDDGDFTFIVGASGAGKSTLIKLLLKEVDACDGTVMVNGFNLRTLKKSRVPKFRRTIGVVFQDFRLIPSMTVYENIAFVLRVINAPRSYIKKRVSYVIGLVGLQDKMKSYPNELSGGEQQRVALARALVNDPKLLIADEPTGNVDPELSQEIVGLLKAINQCGTTVVMVTHEHELVKHFGGRLININQGTVIYDDVIDGDAETEVTDETI
- the ftsX gene encoding permease-like cell division protein FtsX, with the protein product MGSLFYLIGQGFKNIWHNRVMGIATFCVLMVSLLLVGVSSLFVMNIEILLGSIENKNELVLFLKDSVTEEMLPDAQKQISALPNIAHVKYYPKEEALENYIAQMKEYEEVFDSIREDNPLPNAFNISIADTSKMTDTVKALNAFDFTEKVKAPTEFAQILTRLRKVVFITSIALLTALIIVSLIMISNSTRASVYARRREINIMKYVGATNSFIRMPFFFEGLFTGFVSGVGAYAVTYYGYTTLMDIITNNIAFWETIGVSEPLPFSQIKYTMLAIYLCIGAVIGALGSVISTTKHLQV
- a CDS encoding S41 family peptidase; the encoded protein is MKGFKPNKSIVIAVACTAMLTFSATYSVMKYSDLKKLKEFQLLAEAEHLVAKHFYYDASDSEKLVDSAVSGYISALEDPYSRYQSIKQTEERKDSHAGLKTGIGITVSGREDGYMEIVEVNPKSPAEKAGLQAGDIIKKLDGSDVAEMGFDDAVSAIKNGEVDSVIRITAEREGNAIDFDVKREKIDIITASSEMVSDDTGLIRITQFNDKTPEQVKNCFDECISKGAKGIIFDVRNNGGGLVTAVEECLDPLLPEGKIAVAIYKDGKEETIVSSDAEETDIPMTVIMNGNSASGAELFAASLHDFKGAELVGETSYGKGIMQDTFSLSNGSTVVLTVAEYKTTKSDCYHGIGLKPDYEVLPAEGDKDVQLEKAMEVIKAKIS
- the greA gene encoding transcription elongation factor GreA, whose protein sequence is MAEKKQMSREGYEKLEQELNYLITVRRAEVAQKLKEARSFGDLSENAEYDEAKNEQGILEATIAEMESIIANAEIVEDDSISTDQVGVGSTIEIKREGSDKIEKFKIVGSSEADPAEGKISDDSPIGKAALKKKAGDIFTVDAPVGELKFEIISISK
- the lysS gene encoding lysine--tRNA ligase — protein: MSENQTNGQLQEEVQDINILKKVRIEKFEELKKNNKNPYEITKFDVTAKNAVIREKFEEMENQTVVIAGRIMSWRDMGKANFIDVRDDTDRMQVYIRMNDIGEDVFAEFKKWDIGDIIGVEGFVFRTKKGEISVHAQKITLLSKSLLPLPEKWHGLKDQDMRYRQRYVDLICNPEVKDTFVKRSMILREIRQYLDNLGYLEVDTPVLHTLEIGAAARPFVTHHNALGMDMYLRIETELYLKRLIVGGFNKVYEVGRIFRNEGMDTSHNPEFTSIEMYQAFTDYKGMMDLIEDLYVTLTRKICGKDVITYQGVEINMGAPWERLTMIEAVKKYAGVDYNEWKTDEEARACAKAKNVNVEEGEAATKGHVLIAFFEEFVEDKLIQPTIIYDYPVENSPLAKRKPSDPAFTERFEYFIYAREMGNAFSELNDPIDQRERFVKQVEAKRAQGANAEVDEDFVTALEYGMPPTGGLGFGLDRLVMLLTDSASIRDVLLFPTMKPLGTDNRQKEAEQDAELEAPARDEVIDFSKVEIEPLFKEFVDFETFSKSDFRAVKVLACEAVPKSKKLLKFTLDDGTGEERTILSGIHAYYEPEELIGRTLIAITNLPPRAMMGIESNGMLLSAVHTEEGEEKLHLLMVDRHIPAGAKLY
- a CDS encoding DUF2752 domain-containing protein; protein product: MKNRNGSAHIRILSLGTAAVLSASMFYLFIVLRTGHGIPCIFYHFLGMKCPGCGLTRSAVSILKGDLRSAAHYNLMSVTVIPSLIAYLAYRAFREECMNNKDVSAWEFVYFILVFFVTALYTVIRNISTFIF
- a CDS encoding metallophosphoesterase, which produces MIYITGDTHGDISRFRDSITRKLKRDDLLIVCGDFGFIWDGSRAEINVLKKLSELRYTIAFIDGCHENFDLLSQYPEISWNGGIAGRISDNIIHLKRGQIYTIEGKKFFTFGGGQSPDIDIRRETNTWFEQEQPTKEEVEEGLRNITLNEGIIDYIITHEPPQSLKKCLDLDIYDHLETDGFFEQILTDCVYSKWFFGKCHINKIIPPKFYALFDNVIRLETD
- a CDS encoding D-alanyl-D-alanine carboxypeptidase family protein, which gives rise to MKRFISILTVLMVLFSFSVYISPQEVNAISFRPTFGLKSDAAILYHVDTKTVVFEKNADKQCSPAQTVQIMTAAIAIDKAQSMEAVIEIPPNVYNEFEKYRNKYPSESFPYNEVTSCYLEEGEQLKVQDLISAMLLESSCEAAYALAYVIGQGSLQNFVNMMNEKAAELGCTGTNFTNPHGLYDEKQYTTARDMMKITEYAMSLPGFTEFAQAVTVKTGATNKSAEGHEFNNVNLMMNSSSDYYYQGTKGIKTGNSNQSGRCLVTKATRDGESYLAVLFNAPFVQDEYGNDIFTHLNDAVQLFDWAFTNLEHKVVLEETQEIGSPKIRFAKGKDYINLKPAHDVKCMWLSTVDTSNIITEIDYVYDEVSAPVKAGEKLGTLKLRYLDNEIGTVDLVAYSDAEFSYTKYLSEVFTTYLKSSSLKSALRIATGLSLLYLVFVGYIINLRAKKRREQKNAAALRSKNQ
- a CDS encoding LacI family DNA-binding transcriptional regulator: MVSIKDIARRCGVSSATVSKALNDCSDISALTKKKVKAVADELGYFPNSNAKALKTNKTNTVGVIYSNRLGNGLRHPYFSAVIQGFKEAVEDSGYDIIFIGARQEEKQLTYYEHCRHRNVEGVLVACADFYDKQIGEVLRSDLPSVVIDFFSRREYSVCSDNRQGMRDLLEYIYEMGHRRIGYIYGDTSLITTVRLDTFTETMKQLGVPIVLDYIKQGKYSEAEHAGELVKEMLDLYEPPTCIIMPDDISAFGGIKAAKKLGLRVPDDISFAGFDGVMTGQIIEPKLTTVSQNTAELGKRAADLLVSRIKGEEISELKKHTLIETHLIKGQTVARLTK